A stretch of the Methanobacterium veterum genome encodes the following:
- a CDS encoding PfkB family carbohydrate kinase, translated as MSTITLIGPITNDTIVKDSSTYKSIGGAVYYQSSVLERLKINTKAIITLSKKDEELLNAFRENIELFPIFTGETIKFQNIYPDNNPNHRIQKAHIPSNPIKVKDITSLDLENSNAVLLGPLCPYDIPLETFKYLSQLKIPIYLGAQGYLRHLKGEKIVLRPWNGFQKFLKFVNILFIDENEAKTILGTQISLDHVAKTLASFGPEEVIITQGSNGSTIYSKKLDEIYRIPAFSPQKIEDPTGLGDTYMASYAAQKIETEDPRICGKFASAASVIKLENKGAFNGNKKLIHKRCTNHKMDPN; from the coding sequence ATGTCAACTATAACCCTGATAGGCCCCATAACAAATGATACCATCGTAAAAGATAGTTCAACATACAAATCTATAGGCGGAGCAGTCTACTACCAGTCCAGTGTTTTGGAACGTCTGAAAATAAATACAAAAGCCATAATAACACTTTCTAAAAAAGATGAAGAATTACTAAACGCTTTTCGGGAGAACATAGAACTTTTCCCCATATTTACTGGTGAAACAATAAAGTTTCAAAATATTTATCCAGATAATAACCCCAATCACAGAATACAGAAAGCCCACATACCATCAAACCCCATAAAAGTTAAAGATATCACATCTTTAGACTTAGAAAACAGCAATGCCGTACTTTTAGGCCCATTATGTCCATATGATATTCCACTTGAGACATTCAAATATTTATCCCAATTAAAAATTCCCATATATCTAGGTGCGCAGGGATATTTAAGGCATTTAAAAGGCGAAAAAATTGTTTTAAGGCCATGGAATGGCTTTCAAAAGTTCCTTAAATTTGTAAATATTCTATTTATAGATGAAAATGAAGCAAAAACAATTTTGGGTACTCAAATTTCCCTGGATCATGTTGCAAAAACATTAGCTTCATTTGGACCAGAAGAAGTTATTATAACACAAGGAAGTAATGGATCAACGATTTATTCTAAAAAATTAGATGAAATATACAGGATTCCTGCATTTTCCCCGCAAAAAATAGAAGACCCTACAGGTCTTGGGGATACGTACATGGCATCGTATGCTGCACAAAAAATTGAAACAGAAGATCCAAGAATATGCGGGAAGTTTGCTTCTGCAGCATCGGTTATAAAGCTTGAAAATAAAGGGGCATTCAACGGAAATAAAAAATTAATCCACAAAAGATGTACAAATCACAAAATGGATCCCAATTAA
- a CDS encoding sortase domain-containing protein gives MKRLNTYLIILLAIVVIIIFAVNLGNNGLGTQAKHFDNGEISFDYPGALTEVNGTGSNITSFSDNSGLNITVVKERIPKGYNLANQVQSNGIGTVDENFQLVSTKNVTINGTTGYESDYKIQDGNVSKLRKEVWFQKNNAIYGIIYTGTGSTGSSGLDVSAAGDELNTIINSIKVNDNVTNNNKVMGWAELIMPTIGGDWELTSHSVNDPGVYFVPTSYYPGTNGQTALMGHHTTHSAPFSGITQLKVGDPLIIKDYLTQKKYTYEVTSNGNDIRWGVKGVSIDYQSTSTPELWLITCWPTGYSRAAYIVHSKLVSVEPL, from the coding sequence TTGAAACGTTTGAACACTTATTTAATAATTTTACTGGCCATTGTGGTTATTATTATTTTCGCGGTGAATTTGGGTAACAATGGCCTGGGAACACAGGCAAAACATTTTGACAATGGGGAAATCTCTTTTGATTACCCTGGGGCCCTGACTGAAGTTAATGGAACGGGATCCAATATTACGTCATTTTCAGATAATTCTGGATTAAATATCACAGTTGTTAAAGAACGTATACCTAAAGGGTATAATTTAGCTAACCAGGTTCAGTCGAATGGTATTGGAACTGTTGATGAAAATTTCCAGCTTGTATCTACTAAAAATGTTACCATAAATGGAACCACTGGTTATGAAAGTGATTACAAAATACAGGACGGCAATGTATCAAAACTACGAAAAGAGGTATGGTTCCAGAAAAACAATGCAATTTACGGTATAATTTACACTGGTACGGGTAGTACAGGCAGTTCTGGATTAGACGTCAGTGCCGCTGGAGATGAATTAAATACCATAATTAACAGTATTAAAGTAAATGACAATGTAACTAATAACAATAAGGTTATGGGATGGGCTGAACTTATAATGCCTACTATAGGTGGAGACTGGGAGCTAACATCACACTCTGTAAATGATCCTGGAGTTTACTTTGTACCAACCAGTTACTATCCTGGAACAAACGGACAAACTGCTCTCATGGGCCATCATACAACACATTCTGCTCCATTCAGCGGAATAACTCAGTTAAAAGTTGGAGATCCTTTAATAATTAAAGATTATTTAACTCAAAAGAAATACACCTATGAAGTTACATCTAATGGGAACGATATAAGGTGGGGAGTTAAAGGTGTTTCAATTGATTATCAGTCAACAAGTACGCCTGAATTATGGTTGATAACCTGTTGGCCTACTGGATATTCCCGAGCAGCGTATATCGTCCACAGTAAACTTGTTTCGGTAGAGCCTTTGTAG
- a CDS encoding Ig-like domain-containing protein, with protein MYKAPLIIKSTTTLKFMAVDKAGNKSPVYTEKYTIDKTAPKVTLTTPKNGATGVSRTATITIKFSENIKSSVNWSKIYIKNMNTGQIVFIGKSIKGNTLSIKMTYKRYPSKWYQVYIPAKVVKDSAGNNLAAGYIFKFKTGKY; from the coding sequence ATCTACAAAGCACCACTTATAATAAAATCTACAACCACTTTGAAGTTCATGGCCGTTGATAAAGCCGGAAATAAATCTCCAGTTTATACTGAAAAGTACACTATTGATAAAACAGCCCCTAAAGTGACTTTAACTACTCCTAAAAACGGTGCTACAGGTGTTTCAAGGACAGCCACCATTACTATCAAATTCAGTGAAAACATCAAATCAAGCGTTAACTGGTCAAAAATATACATTAAAAACATGAATACAGGACAAATAGTTTTCATTGGTAAATCAATAAAAGGTAACACGCTTTCTATCAAAATGACCTATAAACGATACCCTTCTAAATGGTATCAGGTTTACATTCCAGCTAAAGTAGTAAAAGACAGTGCAGGTAATAATTTAGCTGCAGGTTATATATTTAAGTTTAAAACTGGAAAATACTAA
- a CDS encoding KEOPS complex subunit Pcc1, with translation MNIPEHVKAEFKIKFNNLDEAKLVLKSIEPEIQTAPSEKTSVEINLDGKTLKLIIDAEDTPSLRASVNSYFRWITLSHEVNSLKDTE, from the coding sequence ATGAATATTCCAGAACACGTTAAAGCCGAATTTAAAATTAAATTTAATAACTTAGATGAAGCAAAGTTGGTTTTAAAATCAATTGAACCCGAAATTCAAACTGCACCATCTGAAAAGACTTCAGTTGAAATAAATTTAGATGGAAAAACTTTAAAATTAATAATCGATGCTGAAGATACTCCATCTCTTCGAGCATCTGTTAATTCATATTTTAGATGGATAACACTATCTCATGAAGTTAATTCGTTAAAGGATACTGAATAG
- a CDS encoding DEAD/DEAH box helicase yields the protein MIEKVLNSLKSKKWYKNRVEHIRVLKPQEAVYGDTKAVLPQFIKNYLHKNNIKLYKHQCSAIDLLRGGKNVIITTPTASGKTLAFNIPIFEKLSQDKNATALYIYPAKALANDQLKSMKELEKYCGMSFNPEVYDGDTTPTKKRKIRKDSRIVITNPYELHNVLPWHHQWENFFSNLRFVVIDEAHQYRGVFGSNVAFLMRRFQRICNYYGSNPQFILSTATLANPVEFSEKLTGLKFNLISEDSSPKGKKHFIFYNPYYDGVGKTTTHVESQGLFQLFVLNNLQTLCFTTSRKMAELIARRSKKEISEIDESLVNKISAYRAGYLAEDRRKIEDNLKNGKLRGVTATNALELGINIGSLDSVIISGYPGTLMSVWQQAGRAGRGTSDSLVTFVAFQNPLDQYFMKHPDIFFDKPHEHAIIDLSNFQIIKGHLMCAAKEMPVKPNMMKIDFETGVEDHLKSLIGSRLIEKTNKGWVYSGSEYPPFKVNLGNTSDEIFKVYYKGEVLETMDKRQAYTEAHHGAVLINQGETYIVREFDLAKNVIKVVKKDVNSHTSVQKDIDIKIFKEIEKREIGNLNVSFGELKVSEYYPKYKVLEKSKVVSVRNLKLPPIQFKTKGMWFTLPESIAEGLRCAIDRKEIFEGGIHGLEHAMIAIIPFHVMCDRFDIGGVSTPSHPDTKMATIFIYDGFEGGIGLTEKAFHLIEEITRMTYELVRDCTCEEGCPACIYSPKCGNDNKPLDKEGTLFILEQMFDLMEMER from the coding sequence ATGATAGAAAAGGTATTAAACTCATTGAAATCAAAAAAATGGTATAAAAACAGGGTAGAACATATACGTGTTTTAAAACCACAAGAAGCAGTCTATGGAGACACCAAAGCTGTTTTACCACAATTTATAAAGAATTATTTGCACAAAAATAATATAAAACTTTATAAACACCAGTGCAGCGCCATAGACCTGCTTCGAGGTGGGAAAAATGTGATTATAACCACCCCTACTGCATCTGGTAAAACTCTTGCCTTCAATATACCTATTTTTGAAAAGTTAAGTCAGGATAAGAATGCTACAGCGCTTTATATTTACCCCGCAAAAGCGCTTGCAAACGACCAGCTCAAATCAATGAAGGAGCTTGAGAAGTACTGCGGAATGAGCTTTAATCCAGAGGTATATGACGGGGACACTACACCTACTAAAAAAAGGAAAATTAGAAAGGATTCCAGGATAGTTATAACCAACCCCTATGAACTGCACAATGTTTTACCATGGCACCACCAGTGGGAAAACTTCTTCAGCAACCTTAGATTTGTTGTAATAGATGAAGCACATCAATACAGGGGTGTTTTCGGATCCAATGTAGCGTTCTTGATGAGGAGATTTCAGAGGATTTGCAATTACTACGGCTCTAACCCTCAATTTATTTTATCCACAGCTACCCTTGCAAACCCTGTTGAATTCAGTGAAAAATTAACAGGCCTTAAATTTAATTTAATATCTGAGGATAGTTCACCCAAAGGAAAAAAACATTTTATTTTTTATAATCCTTATTATGACGGTGTAGGAAAGACTACAACACACGTAGAATCTCAGGGCCTGTTCCAGTTGTTTGTATTGAATAATCTACAAACCCTCTGTTTTACCACATCCCGAAAAATGGCAGAATTAATTGCAAGGCGTTCTAAAAAAGAAATTAGTGAAATTGATGAATCACTTGTAAATAAAATCTCTGCATACAGAGCAGGGTATCTGGCAGAAGATAGGCGTAAAATAGAAGATAATCTTAAAAACGGCAAATTAAGAGGAGTAACTGCTACAAACGCCCTTGAATTAGGTATAAATATTGGTTCGCTGGACAGCGTCATCATATCAGGTTACCCCGGTACATTAATGTCAGTGTGGCAGCAAGCTGGAAGAGCGGGCAGGGGGACTTCTGATTCCCTCGTGACATTTGTTGCCTTTCAAAATCCTCTGGACCAGTACTTTATGAAACACCCTGATATTTTCTTTGACAAGCCCCATGAGCATGCCATAATTGACCTGTCCAATTTCCAGATCATAAAAGGGCATTTGATGTGCGCTGCAAAGGAGATGCCTGTAAAACCTAATATGATGAAAATTGACTTTGAAACAGGTGTAGAAGACCATTTAAAATCATTGATTGGTTCCAGGTTAATTGAAAAGACAAATAAAGGATGGGTCTACAGCGGATCAGAATATCCTCCATTTAAGGTTAACCTTGGAAATACTTCAGATGAAATATTTAAAGTGTACTACAAAGGGGAAGTCCTTGAAACCATGGATAAACGGCAGGCATACACTGAAGCACACCATGGAGCAGTTCTGATTAACCAGGGCGAAACTTACATTGTAAGGGAATTTGACCTGGCTAAAAACGTCATAAAAGTAGTTAAAAAAGATGTAAACAGCCATACAAGCGTGCAAAAAGACATTGATATTAAAATATTTAAAGAAATTGAAAAAAGGGAAATCGGAAATCTGAACGTATCATTTGGAGAACTTAAAGTAAGTGAATATTACCCAAAATATAAGGTATTAGAAAAGAGCAAAGTTGTCAGCGTGCGGAACCTTAAATTACCGCCAATTCAGTTTAAAACAAAAGGTATGTGGTTTACTCTACCTGAAAGTATAGCAGAAGGCCTCAGATGTGCTATAGATCGAAAAGAAATTTTTGAAGGTGGTATCCACGGCCTTGAACATGCCATGATAGCTATTATTCCGTTTCACGTTATGTGTGATAGATTTGATATAGGTGGAGTTTCCACACCCAGCCACCCCGATACAAAAATGGCAACAATTTTCATTTATGATGGATTTGAAGGTGGTATTGGATTAACTGAGAAAGCATTCCATTTAATTGAAGAAATAACCCGCATGACTTATGAACTTGTAAGGGATTGTACCTGTGAAGAGGGATGCCCGGCATGTATATACTCACCAAAATGCGGCAACGATAATAAACCACTTGATAAAGAAGGTACTCTTTTTATACTTGAACAGATGTTTGATTTAATGGAAATGGAAAGATAA
- a CDS encoding prefoldin subunit beta: protein MELPQNVQHQLAQFQQVQQQAQAISMQKQSVDLQLKETKKAVEELNKVEENADVYKTAGTLLIKVKKEDMTKELEDKIETLELREKTVQRQEERIMKRLQEMQSSIQEAMKGTGIQ from the coding sequence ATGGAACTTCCTCAAAATGTACAACATCAATTAGCTCAATTCCAACAGGTACAGCAGCAAGCTCAGGCAATTTCAATGCAAAAACAAAGTGTCGATCTACAGTTAAAAGAAACTAAAAAAGCTGTCGAAGAATTAAACAAAGTAGAAGAAAATGCTGATGTTTACAAAACCGCCGGAACCCTACTTATCAAAGTTAAAAAAGAAGATATGACTAAAGAACTTGAAGATAAAATAGAAACCTTAGAGCTTCGTGAAAAAACTGTCCAGAGACAGGAAGAAAGAATCATGAAAAGGCTCCAGGAAATGCAGTCTTCTATTCAAGAAGCAATGAAAGGAACAGGAATACAATAA
- the rpl37A gene encoding 50S ribosomal protein L37Ae — protein MTRTKKVGVTGRFGARYGRKAKRTVKGIEEKMKKDHVCPKCDRIGVKRVSTGIWKCKKCGTVFTGGAYIPQTPMAKTAARNIKRIVGEGS, from the coding sequence ATGACAAGAACAAAGAAAGTAGGAGTAACTGGAAGGTTTGGCGCAAGATACGGAAGAAAAGCCAAAAGGACAGTTAAAGGTATAGAAGAAAAAATGAAAAAGGACCATGTATGTCCTAAATGTGATAGAATTGGTGTTAAAAGAGTAAGCACTGGTATATGGAAATGTAAAAAATGCGGAACTGTATTTACAGGAGGAGCATACATTCCACAAACTCCAATGGCTAAAACAGCTGCAAGAAACATCAAAAGGATAGTTGGAGAAGGAAGTTAA
- a CDS encoding HisA/HisF family protein: MIIPVLDLKNGIAVSGKSGKRETYKPLKTVFHESASPEEIAKSLRDAGAVRIYIADLDSIENRKSNFDVIRKVNKHIPVMLDCGAKSVSDVQKALEAADKVIIATETLENMDELNNIFDKFDKNRLIISIDIKDGKIFSKCLNIDVNYFIRKIEELNPQEVILLDISQVGTEKGVNEELIKKFLKLPLIIGGGITSKDIPKLEKLGINKFLVGSALHNGKLALKI; the protein is encoded by the coding sequence ATGATAATACCAGTTTTAGATCTTAAAAACGGAATCGCAGTATCTGGAAAGTCAGGTAAAAGAGAAACATACAAACCACTTAAAACAGTGTTCCATGAATCAGCTTCTCCGGAGGAAATTGCAAAATCTTTGAGGGATGCAGGTGCAGTTAGAATATATATAGCCGATTTAGACTCAATAGAAAATAGAAAATCTAACTTCGATGTTATCCGAAAAGTAAACAAGCATATCCCTGTGATGCTTGACTGCGGCGCAAAAAGTGTCTCCGATGTTCAAAAAGCACTTGAAGCAGCCGATAAAGTGATTATTGCAACAGAAACCCTGGAAAATATGGATGAATTAAACAATATTTTTGATAAATTTGACAAAAATAGACTAATCATAAGTATAGACATAAAAGACGGAAAAATATTTAGCAAATGCTTAAATATAGACGTAAACTATTTTATAAGAAAAATAGAAGAATTAAACCCTCAAGAAGTTATATTACTGGACATCTCTCAAGTTGGAACAGAAAAAGGTGTAAATGAAGAGCTTATAAAAAAGTTTTTAAAACTCCCTTTAATTATAGGTGGAGGAATAACTTCCAAAGATATCCCTAAACTTGAAAAACTGGGGATAAACAAATTTTTAGTTGGTTCTGCATTACATAATGGAAAACTAGCCCTTAAAATTTAA
- a CDS encoding SWIM zinc finger family protein — MGNRMNEGFKLYMEGNVEIELFDDDLMIFSVHGSRDDTYQVSMNENMWLCDCDDYQYRSEKEPGSFVCKHLWAAFFKVAELKNED; from the coding sequence ATGGGAAACAGGATGAACGAAGGATTTAAATTATATATGGAAGGTAATGTTGAAATTGAATTATTTGACGATGATTTAATGATCTTCAGCGTGCATGGTTCCAGAGATGATACTTATCAGGTCAGCATGAATGAAAATATGTGGCTTTGCGACTGTGATGATTATCAGTACAGAAGTGAAAAAGAGCCAGGTAGTTTCGTCTGTAAACATTTATGGGCCGCCTTCTTCAAGGTTGCTGAGCTGAAAAATGAAGATTAA
- the xth gene encoding exodeoxyribonuclease III gives MKTKILSWNVNGLRAVHKKGFIEWFQTESPDILCVQETKAAREQLPRALKSIEGYHAYFCEAEKKGYSGVAIYSKTKPKTVEYGFGIPKFDSEGRILIADYDDFVLLNIYFPNGKMSDERLAYKLEFYDALLNYANKLKENGKNVVICGDLNTAHKEIDIARPKANEKNSGFLPVERAWIDKFLNNGYVDTLRLFNKNPEQYTWWSYRGGARSRNVGWRLDYFFVNEEFKDKIKFAYILPEVMGSDHCPVGLDIELK, from the coding sequence ATGAAAACTAAAATTTTATCATGGAATGTAAACGGTTTAAGAGCCGTACACAAAAAAGGATTCATCGAATGGTTTCAAACTGAAAGTCCAGATATATTATGCGTTCAAGAAACAAAAGCTGCCAGAGAGCAGCTTCCCCGAGCATTAAAAAGTATTGAGGGATACCATGCTTATTTCTGCGAGGCAGAAAAGAAAGGCTACAGCGGCGTGGCCATATACAGCAAAACAAAGCCAAAAACTGTAGAATACGGTTTCGGAATCCCTAAATTTGACAGCGAAGGCAGGATACTGATTGCAGATTACGATGATTTTGTCCTCCTCAACATATATTTCCCCAACGGCAAAATGTCAGATGAAAGGCTTGCCTACAAGTTAGAATTCTACGACGCACTCCTTAATTATGCCAATAAATTAAAAGAAAACGGTAAAAACGTGGTAATCTGCGGGGACCTGAACACTGCACATAAAGAGATAGATATTGCAAGGCCAAAGGCAAATGAAAAAAATTCAGGTTTTTTACCTGTAGAACGTGCCTGGATTGACAAATTCCTAAATAATGGCTATGTTGATACACTCAGACTGTTCAATAAAAACCCCGAACAGTATACATGGTGGAGTTATAGAGGCGGTGCTAGAAGTAGAAATGTAGGGTGGAGACTTGATTACTTCTTTGTAAATGAAGAGTTTAAAGATAAAATAAAATTTGCGTACATACTTCCAGAGGTAATGGGTTCTGACCACTGCCCGGTAGGTTTGGATATTGAATTGAAATAA
- the rrp42 gene encoding exosome complex protein Rrp42: MVNIVPEITRKSIVELIENGERADGRSMDEYRDISVEVGVIEKAEGSARVKIGNTQLIVGIKPQLGEPFADTPNVGVLMTNSELLPMASPSFEPGPPDERSVELARVTDRCLREGQILDLEKLCIIEGEKVWMIFVDIHVLDYDGNLMDAAVLGSVAALTSAKIPNTTVEDDKIVLDEENPVALPVKEKPLMCTFAKINGELINDPSLEEENVMNARISIGVREDGSICAMQKGGEMPLTKEEIISAVNRTIEKTKELREYLP, from the coding sequence ATGGTTAATATAGTTCCTGAAATTACAAGAAAAAGTATAGTAGAACTTATTGAAAATGGGGAACGTGCAGACGGCAGATCAATGGATGAATACAGGGATATATCTGTTGAAGTTGGAGTAATTGAAAAAGCCGAAGGATCTGCAAGGGTTAAAATAGGTAACACTCAATTGATAGTAGGGATAAAACCTCAACTGGGTGAACCTTTTGCAGATACACCAAATGTAGGTGTACTAATGACCAATTCGGAATTGTTACCAATGGCATCCCCCTCATTTGAACCAGGCCCACCTGATGAAAGATCTGTAGAACTTGCAAGAGTAACAGACCGTTGTCTAAGAGAAGGCCAAATTTTAGATCTTGAAAAATTGTGCATAATCGAAGGTGAAAAAGTATGGATGATATTTGTAGATATCCATGTTTTAGATTATGATGGTAATTTAATGGACGCTGCAGTTTTAGGAAGTGTTGCTGCACTTACAAGTGCAAAGATACCAAATACAACCGTTGAAGATGATAAAATTGTCTTAGATGAAGAAAATCCTGTTGCATTACCTGTAAAAGAAAAACCTTTAATGTGTACATTTGCAAAGATAAATGGTGAACTGATTAATGACCCATCACTTGAGGAAGAAAATGTCATGAATGCCAGAATCTCAATAGGAGTAAGGGAAGATGGCAGTATTTGCGCAATGCAAAAAGGTGGGGAAATGCCTCTAACCAAAGAAGAAATAATCAGTGCCGTTAACAGAACTATTGAAAAAACAAAAGAACTTAGAGAATATTTACCATAA
- a CDS encoding DNA-directed RNA polymerase subunit P, with the protein MYKCAKCGTLVDLKGYTEAKCPKCRYRILFKEIPPVKKDVTAR; encoded by the coding sequence TTGTACAAATGTGCAAAATGCGGAACTTTAGTTGATCTTAAAGGATATACTGAAGCAAAATGTCCAAAATGCAGGTACAGAATTCTCTTTAAGGAAATTCCACCAGTTAAAAAAGATGTAACTGCAAGATAA
- a CDS encoding DUF3194 domain-containing protein yields MGKLKKLTDEDLDKISEIAVSSAQDFVLSKISKKEINDIDIDVEINYEDVLDVNITVNLLFDELSAADTKIADEAADHALLEIEKFLDKI; encoded by the coding sequence ATGGGTAAATTGAAAAAATTAACTGATGAAGACCTCGATAAAATCTCAGAAATTGCTGTATCATCAGCTCAAGATTTCGTCCTGTCTAAAATCTCTAAAAAAGAGATTAATGATATCGATATCGACGTAGAGATTAACTACGAAGACGTACTGGATGTAAACATTACCGTTAACCTTTTATTTGATGAACTTTCTGCTGCAGATACAAAAATTGCAGATGAAGCGGCCGATCATGCTCTTTTAGAGATTGAAAAGTTTTTAGATAAAATCTAA
- a CDS encoding Ig-like domain-containing protein: MKILNRNKIPLILLLINLFVILVTISSVSADSTVYVNATVGSDFNPGTSNLPYLTIGKGISSVDENGTVQIADGIYSDEGNTNLTISKNMTIIGQSRDKTIINGTGTNWIFNVSNDVNFTIQNLTIINGTAYNGGAIDNQGTLNTGNCTFDSNNAVNYGGAIYNSGTINLNDCIFTGNAAYEGGAIYNDHGISTLSSCILTGNTADAAGAIYNYRSSTNITSSTLNNNTAAYGGAIYNTEGSCTLHFNRIVMNTADYGDNIYCGSGSKLNAEYNWWGSNDDPSVKVIGAKVSKWLVLTVNSSSTLIKGNEFSNILADLLHDNTGIYQDPASGHIPDGINIIFDTTLGTIDSPVSLVNGAAQSILKAGSTSGAASVSAAADSQTSYTLVNIDATSPTVTTIDPSNNTKTNSTPQVITVTFSEPIQAGSAYDGISVTGPSGTFPITKNIIGSTLTLTLDSSCIDGNYSVNIPINAVKDLAGNSLASVFTSTFNLDTRVPTANASVKTGSYNVTKTITLNMNESGLSITLQMELHQLLQAKSTKHHL; the protein is encoded by the coding sequence ATGAAAATATTAAATCGAAATAAAATACCACTAATTCTTTTATTAATCAATCTTTTTGTTATTTTAGTTACTATATCCAGCGTTAGTGCAGATTCAACTGTTTATGTTAATGCAACAGTAGGATCTGACTTTAATCCAGGTACAAGTAATTTACCCTATCTTACAATAGGTAAAGGGATAAGCAGTGTTGATGAAAATGGAACAGTGCAAATTGCAGACGGAATTTATAGTGATGAGGGGAATACAAATCTCACAATCAGTAAAAACATGACTATTATTGGTCAAAGTCGGGATAAAACTATCATAAATGGAACAGGCACTAACTGGATATTTAATGTTAGTAATGATGTTAATTTTACGATCCAAAATTTGACAATTATCAATGGGACAGCTTACAATGGCGGTGCAATTGACAACCAGGGTACTTTAAATACAGGAAATTGTACCTTCGACAGCAATAATGCTGTTAATTACGGTGGTGCCATATACAATAGTGGCACTATCAATTTGAATGATTGTATTTTCACAGGTAATGCTGCATATGAAGGCGGGGCCATATACAATGATCATGGCATTAGTACTTTAAGTAGCTGTATTTTAACAGGTAACACAGCTGATGCTGCGGGTGCTATCTACAACTACAGAAGCAGTACTAATATAACTTCCAGTACACTTAACAACAATACTGCAGCTTATGGTGGTGCTATCTACAATACTGAGGGTTCATGTACCTTGCATTTTAACCGTATCGTCATGAACACTGCAGATTACGGTGACAATATTTACTGCGGTAGTGGCAGTAAATTAAATGCAGAGTACAACTGGTGGGGTTCTAACGATGATCCATCTGTAAAAGTTATTGGTGCTAAAGTTTCAAAGTGGTTAGTTTTAACTGTAAATTCAAGTTCAACCCTTATTAAAGGTAATGAATTTTCAAATATACTTGCAGACTTACTGCATGATAATACAGGCATTTACCAGGACCCTGCAAGCGGCCATATTCCAGATGGAATAAACATAATATTTGACACAACTTTAGGAACTATAGACAGTCCCGTATCCTTAGTTAATGGAGCTGCACAATCAATTTTAAAAGCTGGATCAACAAGTGGTGCTGCCAGTGTTTCAGCTGCAGCAGATAGTCAAACATCTTATACATTAGTTAATATAGATGCCACATCACCAACTGTAACAACTATTGATCCTTCAAATAACACCAAAACAAACAGTACTCCCCAAGTAATTACTGTTACTTTCAGTGAACCAATACAGGCAGGCAGTGCTTATGATGGCATATCCGTTACAGGCCCATCAGGAACTTTTCCAATAACTAAAAATATCATTGGAAGTACTTTAACCTTAACTTTAGATTCAAGCTGTATTGACGGAAATTATAGTGTAAATATTCCAATAAATGCAGTAAAAGATTTAGCAGGTAACAGTTTAGCATCTGTTTTTACTTCAACTTTTAATCTGGATACAAGGGTACCCACAGCAAATGCTAGTGTTAAAACTGGATCATACAACGTTACTAAGACAATTACTTTAAATATGAATGAATCAGGACTATCTATTACACTACAGATGGAACTGCACCAACTACTGCAAGCAAAATCTACAAAGCACCACTTATAA
- a CDS encoding Brix domain-containing protein, with protein sequence MLITTSRKPSSRTRSFCQDLSHVLNAKYINRGKMSFRDVLLKSAALGFNETAVVSQIKGNPSKIEIYNENSELLLFLKITASLLNLKGKIKSDALSIRCEIEELKNPIVNILKIPCGNSNKNLIWVKKGEGENKAVIEFYDKEGSIRDPRIYVKNWRFK encoded by the coding sequence ATGCTGATAACAACATCACGGAAACCATCAAGTCGGACCAGGTCATTTTGTCAGGACCTGAGTCATGTTCTAAATGCAAAATATATAAATAGGGGCAAAATGAGCTTCCGAGATGTCTTACTTAAATCAGCGGCACTCGGATTTAATGAAACAGCAGTAGTTTCTCAAATAAAAGGAAATCCAAGTAAAATTGAAATATATAACGAAAATAGTGAACTGCTGTTATTTTTAAAGATAACAGCATCCCTTTTAAATTTAAAGGGCAAAATAAAATCTGATGCCCTAAGCATTAGATGTGAAATAGAAGAGCTTAAAAATCCCATCGTTAATATCCTGAAGATTCCCTGTGGAAATTCGAATAAGAATTTAATCTGGGTCAAAAAGGGAGAAGGGGAAAATAAAGCTGTAATAGAATTTTATGATAAAGAAGGTTCAATTAGAGACCCTCGAATTTACGTTAAAAACTGGAGATTTAAATGA